Proteins encoded together in one Lathyrus oleraceus cultivar Zhongwan6 chromosome 5, CAAS_Psat_ZW6_1.0, whole genome shotgun sequence window:
- the LOC127082288 gene encoding uncharacterized protein LOC127082288, whose product MSQQSNSSSSKNMSDSSSSESCNPNREDPVADSANTSHARRPKETVSGFSSAIALDEQTREGSRYVHNAIATMVTGILSGNHKVLGVSIPLNSIKPDSVAYQENIESLGKNISDDIEQAGAYKESNVDKPLDNVAGEEVHVTHDVSNNPNCEAELVDLEEFSDNELLSSVVPSIAKRVRTRREKKTVAQRSPRKKIDVPTSPNPKVAVENSLKRKVHGPTKSWRKRVPKKKKTKSVVVESDSDVPCDVPDTLSKKKPSTSKLAASVPEVPIDNISFHFASSVNRWKYVYQKRLTLERELAQNVLECKEIMDLIQEAGLMKTVTQFSKCYEMLVKEFIVNVSEECDDGKSKEFKKVYVRGNCVNFSPSVINMYLGRPDVAQPELEVRKWPLKGKLVASKLSVKYAMLHKIGAANWVPTNHKSTVAHAGSFSVKGPIAFPSLICGIVLNQFPNILIENDSVKKRDNPLSFNHKLFLGTHVPDIAMATGETSSISNQPGKAAVIAMLKEMFKELEARKVNLEKLISKLEMTEGDVVGEAVAAAEGAGRQGEEGEAYASPDDGTDDDVDSESDV is encoded by the exons ATGTCTCAACAATCCAACTCATCTTCCTCCAAGAACATGTCTGATTCTTCTAGCTCTGAATCATGCAACCCTAACAGAGAAGATCCTGTTGCTGACTCTGCGAATACCTcacatgcaagaagacctaaagaaactgTATCAGGCTTCTCCTCAGCAATCGCGCTTGATGAACAAACCAGAGAAGGTTCAAGGTATGTTCACAATGCCATTGCCACTATGGTAACTGGAATACTGTCTGGTAATCATAAGGTCCTTGGGGTTTCCATTCCCTTAAACTCTATTAAACCTGATAGTGTTGCTTATCAAGAAAATATTGAGTCTTTAGGAAAGAATATATCTGATGATATTGAGCAAGCTGGTGCTTATAAGGAGTCAAATGTTGACAAACCCTTAGATAATGTGGCTGGTGAGGAAGTTCATGTCACTCATGATGTCAGTAACAACCCTAACTGTGAGGCTGAATTAGTAGACCTGGAGGAATTTTCTGATAATGAGTTGTTGTCCTCAGTcgtccctagcatagccaaaagggtgAGGACTAGGAGAGAAAAGAAAACAGTGGCTCAAAGGTCCCCCAGAAAGAAGATTGATGTGCCAACCTCTCCCAATCCAAAGGTGGCAGTCGAGAATTCCCTCAAGAGGAAAGTTCATGGTCCAACAAAATCTTGGAGGAAAAGGGTGCCCAAGAAAAAGAAGACCAAGTCTGTTGTTGTTGAGTCTGACTCAGATGTTCCATGTGATGTCCCTGACACTCTATCAAAGAAGAAGCCATCCACTAGCAAGCTTGCAGCCAGTGTCCCTGAGGTACCAATTGACAACATATCGTTCCATTTTGCCTCAAGTGTAAACAGGTGGAAATATGTGTATCAGAAGAGACTGACTTTGGAAAGGGAATTGGCTCAGAATGTCCTGGAATGTAAGGAGATTATGGACCTTATTCAAGAGGCAGGTTTGATGAAGACTGTGACTCAGTTCTCAAAGTGCTATGAGATGTTAGTAAAGGAATttattgtcaatgtgtctgaAGAATGTGATGATGGAAAGTCTAAGGAATTCAAAAAAGTGTATGTGCGAGGCAACTGTGTAAATTTCTCTCCCTCAGTGATCAACATGTATTTGGGAAGGCCTGATGTagctcaacctgagcttgag GTAAGGAAGTGGCCTCTCAAAGGTAAGTTGGTGGCCAGCAAACTGAGTGTCAAGTATGCAATGCTGCACAAAATTGGAGCTGCTAACTGGGTGCCCACCAATCATAAATCTACAGTTGCT CATGCAGgaagcttcagtgtgaagggacctatagcctttccttctcTCATCTGTGGTATTGTTTTGAATCAGTTTCCAAACATCTTAATAGAGAATGATTCTGTGAAGAAAAGAGACAACCCTTTGTCCTTCAATCATAAGCTGTTCCTAGGTACCCATGTTCCTGACATTGCCATGGCAACAGGTGAGAcatcaagtataagcaatcaaCCAGGTAAAGCTGCTGTCATTGCAATGCTCAAAGAAATGTTCAAGGAGTTAGAGGCAAGGAAGGTCAATTTGGAAAAATTGATTAGCAAGTTGGAGATGACTGAAGGTGATGTGGTTGGTGAAGCTGTTGCTGCTGCAGAAGGAGCTGGAAGACAAGGTGAAGAGGGAGAAGCATATGCCAGTCCTGATGATGGCACGGATGATGATGTTGACTCTGAGTCAGATGTCTAA